A single window of Onychomys torridus chromosome 8, mOncTor1.1, whole genome shotgun sequence DNA harbors:
- the LOC118589670 gene encoding protein Wfdc21: protein MKLGAFLLLVSLVTLSLEVQELQAAVRPLQLLGTCAELCRGDWDCEPGEKCLSSGCSSICATN from the exons ATGAAGCTGGGAGCCTTCCTTCTCTTGGTGTCCCTTGTCACCCTCAGCCTGGAGGTACAGGAGCTTCAGGCAGCAGTGAGACCACTGCAACTTTTAG GCACCTGCGCTGAGCTCTGCAGAGGTGACTGGGACTGTGAGCCAGgggagaaatgtctcagcagtGGATGCAGTAGCATCTGTGCTACAAATTAA